The DNA segment TAACGATGGCTTCCGGGCGCAGGCTGGCGGCTTTCGCCGGAAGCCCGAGCCGCGCGCAGAGCGCGCTGGAGAGCACATTGGACGAGCCGACGAAATCGGCGACGAAACGGGTCTGCGGCCGCTTGTAGATATCTTCCGGGGTGCCGAGCTGCTGGATCCGGCCGTCGTTGAAGACGGCGATCCGGTCGGCCATCGAGAGTGCCTCGCCCTGATCGTGGGTGACGAAAACGAAGGTGATGCCGAGCGATTTCTGCAGGGTTTTCAGCTCCTCCTGCATCTGCTCGCGCAGTTTGAGGTCAAGCGCGCCGAGCGGCTCGTCCAGCAGAAGCACCTTGGGCTTGTTGACCAGCGCGCGGGCGAGCGCAACACGCTGGCGCTGGCCGCCGGAGAGCTGGCCCGGGCGGCGCTGGCCATAACCGGGCAGCTTGACCATGGCAAGCGCGTCTTCGGCTGCCTTGCGGCGTTCCGCCTTGCCGACGCCCTTGACCATCAGGCCATAGGCGACATTGTCGAGGATGGAGAGATGCGGGAAGAGGGCATAGTCCTGGAACACCGTGTTGACGCTGCGCCGGTAGGGCGGCACGCCTTCGGCGGTTTCTCCAAAAATCTCGATATGGCCGCCGGTCGGCTGCTCGAACCCGGCCATCAGGCGCAGGCAGGTGGTCTTGCCGGAGCCGGACGGCCCTAGCATCGCAAA comes from the Pararhizobium qamdonense genome and includes:
- a CDS encoding ABC transporter ATP-binding protein, which translates into the protein MTAAVLFQNVSRHFGAVKAVDAVDLEIAAGEFFAMLGPSGSGKTTCLRLMAGFEQPTGGHIEIFGETAEGVPPYRRSVNTVFQDYALFPHLSILDNVAYGLMVKGVGKAERRKAAEDALAMVKLPGYGQRRPGQLSGGQRQRVALARALVNKPKVLLLDEPLGALDLKLREQMQEELKTLQKSLGITFVFVTHDQGEALSMADRIAVFNDGRIQQLGTPEDIYKRPQTRFVADFVGSSNVLSSALCARLGLPAKAASLRPEAIVIGTASAGQLTLPGTVTARSFLGATNRVSVDCSGEKIIVASPAALPVPEIGTDVQLGFSRNDLHLMEDA